TTGACGAATTAACAGGATGTTATTATTATGAAACATCGGATACAGCAGTGCCAACAAGCTCATCATTAACAACAACTTCAATTGTTCCTAACAACATTACTTGTACAGGTAGTGCAGATGGTACCGTTTCTTTTGATATTAACAGTGTTTATGGTATTGATACCATTGTTAATTATGAAATTTATAATTCTCAATCTGTTACAACAACAGGTGTATCTGGAACAGGAACTGTACCTGCCAATGGTACTTTAACAGTTACAGATTTAGGTCTATTAGATTTTGGTAATTATATTATAGTTATTGAAGAAACTGTCGGAGTTAACGCAGGTTGTAGTGTAGTTACAGATTCATTTAACATTACAGAATCTGCTATTGAATTAAGCATATCAGCTTCATCTACAAAAAATGAAACTTGTAATGAGTTGGGTATTATTTCAGCTATAGCTAAAGACGGAACATCGCCTTACGAATATCAGACTGTTTTAACAGGAGGTAGTGTAGACGATACAGCTTGGGGAACTTCTAATACATTTAAATTAGCAGCAGGAGTTTACGATGTATATGTCCGAGATGCTTACGGTTGTGTTAAGTTTGAACCGGAAACTATTATTAAAGATCCGGAACCAACATTAGATACAGTGGCTCCACAATGTTTTGATGGAACAGCTATTAATATAATTTTAGTTGAAGGTACTAGTACAGCTATTACACCTTTAACTTATAGTATTGGTGGTGCATACCAATCTAGTCCTAATTTTAGTATTACGACTGCGGGAACTTATACTTTAAGTGTCCAAGATGGAAATGGTTGTATTGCAACAAGTACTTATGTTGTAAACGCACCAATTTTATTAGATGCTAATCTTTCAAAAGAAATAGATTGTACAGTAACACCTGGTGCTACTATCAATTTAACACCTTCTGGAGGAACAGGAACTTATACTTATGAAGTTGATTATAATAGTGGTGGTTATGTTGCCATAGCTGGTTCGCCTTACACGGCAGCTACAAGTGGAGTATATCAATTTAGAGTTACGGATACACAAAATTGTATCGCGGAATCTGGAGTAATTGTTGTTGAAGATGCAATCATTCCAACATTAACTACAGTTGAAGCTAATGTCACTTGTAATCTAGGTGCAGACGGAAGTATTACTGTTACAGCAACAGCAGGCGTAGCTCCTTTTGAATATAGTATCGATGGTGGTGCTTTTCAGGCTTCAAATGTATTTAGTAATTTAAGCCAAGGATCTTACGATATTGTTGTCAGAGATAGCAAAAATTGTGAGTCTCTTCCGGTTTCAGTTGCTATTACAGAACCTACAATTGTTACAGGTTCTGGAGTTTTAACACAAGAGTTAACATGTGGAGCAGGAAACGCAACACAGCAAGCTATTGTAACTGTTACAGGTAGCGGTGGTACATCACCTTATACTTACAGTTTTGATGGTGGTGCAAATTATACATCTACAAATACATTTAATACTTACAATTCTGGAACAGTTTCAGCTTTTGTAAAAGATGCCAATGGTTGTATTAGTGCAACTTCAGAAGATGTGGTGGTGCCTCCAACAGATGCTCCAACCGATTTGGATTTTGCTGCAACAGCTATTACTTGCGATGTTACAACAAGCGAGGTAACTTTAACAGTAACAAATGGTATTGCTCCATTTACTTTTGAAATTATATCTCCTGCAGCAAGTGTTGCATCAAACGGAACTGGTGTTTTCCCAGGATTAGCAGTTGGTGATTATGTGTTTACAGTTACCGATGCTAGTGGATGTTATTATACAGAGTCTTATACTATAACCCCAGTTACTAATATTACAGTATCAGGATTATTAGTAGACGATGTAAGTTGTACATCTGGAAACGATGGCGCTGTAGATTTTACAGTAGCTAACTTTGCAACTACTTATAGTTATACTATAAATGGAGGTACAGCAGTAACGGGACAAACAAGTTCGACTATAAATTTAACAGGATTGTCTGTTGGTAACCAAACTATAATAGTTACCGATGAGGCTACAAACTGTACAAGTACGGCAACTATTAATGTTAGCGAGCCTGCTTTATTAACACTTGTAGAAGCAACTAATATTAATGCAAATTGTAATGTTGGTGCACAAGTAAGTGTAACGGCAACCAATGGTACAGCACCATATCAATATGCTTTTGTTGAAGACGGAGTGGTACCAAGTACAGGAGATTATACAAATAGTGCAAGCGCTACTTTAGACCCAGCAACAAACACCAATTGGGATGTTTGGGTTATGGATAGCAATGGTTGTACCGATTCTATAGATGTCGTGATCACTACCGATGCTTTACCAACGGTAGATGTTCCAACTTTTGCATCAAATCAATGTAATTTAACAGGGGATGTTTACTCATTTACAGTAACCAATCCAACAGGTGTTGTGCCGTTTGAGTATTCTATAGGGGAAGGCTTTCAAGCAGGTACAACATTCTCTGTTAACAATCCAGGAACGTACTTTGTAACTATTAAAGATGGTAACGGTTGTACATTTACAAATGCAACGCCAATAACTGTCTACGATGTTATAGATGTTACATCTACTATCGAAGCATTACCAAGTTGTAATGTAAACGATGGAGAGATTACAGTATCGGGTACTGGAGGTTCTGGTTCTTATGCATTCAGTATTAATCCTTCAGCAGGAATAACACAAACAGGAAATACATTTTCAGGACTTGCTGCCTTAACGAACTATACTGTAACTATTACAGATACAGTAACAAACTGTACAAATACAGTTGATGTTAATTTAGATCAAGCAACTCCGGTTAGCTTTACAGCAACAGCAATAGGTGTTACGTGTCTTGGTGATAGCGATGGTGTTATTACTGTAGATTTAGATGCATCTAATGATAATCCTTTATACACTTACGCTATTATTGCGGGACCAATAACGGTAACTGCGCAAAGCTCAAATGTATTTACAGGTTTACCAACAGGAAACTATACAGTTGAGGTAACTTCAGGAAGAGGTTGTACCGAAACAGAAATTGTATCAGTAGGTACGCCAACTGCTATTGTGGTTCCAACACCAACAGTTGAAGAGTTTGCTTGTGTAGCAAATACAAATACATCAAACTACGCTACAATAACGTTAGCAGGTGTATCTGGTGGTTCTGGTAATTTTATTACTTATGAATTTATTAGAGATGCCGATGGTGTTGTTGTTCAATCTAATTCTAGTAATGTTTACACTGTAACTAATACTTTAGGAGGAACATTCACAATAAACGTATATGACGATAAAGGATGTTTAGGTTCTACTTCGGCTTCAGTTAATCCATTTATTTCTTTAGATGATTTAACAATTACTATTGATAATGCTATTACATGTACAAATGATGAAGATGTTACAATTTCTGTAACAACATCAGGAGGTACACCAACAAACTTACAATTCACTTTAGAAGATGTTGTTGGTAGTGTAAACGGCGGAGTTTATAGCCAAGTGAATACAACAGGAAACTTTACAGGTTTATCAATTGGTAATTATTTAGCTACAGTTGTTAATTTGGATACGGGTTGTATGGTACAAGATGTACACTATGTTAGTAACCCTGATACATTTGATCTTACTGTAGATAATGTAGTTGATGTTACTTGTTTTAGTGCTAATGATGGTAGTGTTGATGTTACTTTTATAGATAGAACACCTACACCTGTAGATAATGCAGGAGCATTTAATTATGAGGTATTCGATTATTTAGGTAATTCGGTTACAACCGGAACAGCAACAAACGCTGGACCAGTTAATATCTCAGGACTTTTATCTGGAACATATAGTATTACATCTACTTTATCAAATGCTCCTTTTTGTACAGTAAATAAAAACTTTACAATTACTGCACCAACAGCAGCTTTAGCTATATCAGAAACACATACAGCTATTACGTGTGTAACGGGTAATAACGATGGTTCTATTTCGGCAAGTGCTACAGGTGGTTGGCCAGGTGCTTATGAATACCAGTTATCAAATACGGGCGGAACGGTTGTAGTACCGTTTGGAGCTGAAAGTAATTTTACAGGTTTAGTTGCCGGAAATTATACAGTTACTGTGAAAGATAGCTCAAGTTGTGAAGATTCTATTGATGTATTATTAGTAAATCCAACGCCAATTAATTTAACAGCGAGTGCAGATATTACTTTGCTAAACTGTTTTGGAGATAGTAATTCAACTATAACGGTTACTAGTACAGTAGGCGGACAAGGTAGCAACTACACATATACACTTAATATGGTTTCACCAACGGTAACTTCATCTGGTCCACAAACAGGAACATTGTTTTCAGGATTAGGCGCAGGAACTTATAATGTAACCGTAACCGATGGTTATAGTTGTAGTGAAACATCAGCAGATATTATAATTGCAGCACCTACAGAAGTAGAAGCAGTATTAGCAAAATCTACATCACCAACTTGTATCGATAGTGCAGCGTTAACTTTAAGTGCATCAGGAGGAACTGGCGCTTATGAATATAGTGAAACTAGTGATTTTGCAACAGTATTAGGTACGTTTGTATCTAGTGTTACTTTCGATGCTGCACCAGGAGTTTATGCTTATTTTGTTAGAGATGCAAACGGCTGTACAGCAAACGTATCAAACGAGATTACTGTAGATGCATTACTTCCTTTGGAAGTAGATTTAGATACAACTAATGCAACTATTAATTGTACTGGTGATACTACAGGAGTTATTATTGCCACAGCATCAGGTGGTTTAGGAAACTATATCTATACTTTACAAGATGGTTCTGGAACCGATATTACTCCAGCGCCAACTCAAAATAGTCCAGGTGTTTTCACAGGACTTACTGAAGGAAATTATTTAGTTGAGGTTGAAAGTGGAGATTGTTTAGAAACAAGTATTCCAGTTGCGATTACAGGACCTACAAATCCTTTAACTGTAAGTTATGTTGTTTCAGATGTAACATGTCCGGCTTCAGATGATGGTGTTTTAGATATTACAGCAACAGGCGGAACAGGTATTATTAAATATGCTATTTCACCTCGATTAGATCAATTCTTTGACGATCCTACTTTCGATGATTTAGCTCCAGGAATATACCAAGCTATTGTTCAAGATGAATTAGGCTGTTTTGTAATTATAGATTTCGAAGTTGAAGATGCTACACCTCTTGTGTTAAGTCTTGTTCCAAATTCTACTTTCCCTGAAGTTTGTGACGGTGATATGGATGGTGAATTTAGTGTAGACCTTGTTGGTGGCGAAATGCCATATAGCGTTGTTCTAGACGATCTTACTGCTGGTTATACATTAGGAGGAGCAACTCAAACACAATTCGATTTTACTAACTTAAGTGGTGGCGATCATATTGTTTATGTTCGTGATAATTTAGGTTGTGAAACTGAATGGAATATTTCATTCCCAGAAGCGGTATTAATTAACCCTGAAGCTGAGCTTGAGTATGGTTGTTCAAACAATACATCTACTAATACAGTAACTGTTTCTGTAGATGAAAGCATAACCGATTTAACCGATTTAGATTACTCATTAAATGGAGGTGCATATCAAGCTAGTAACATATTTACTAATGTGCCTGCAGGTCTTGGGCATTATATAGATGTAAGACATACTAATGGTTGTATCAAGCGTACAGCGCTTTTTGATATTAATGCTATTCAACCTTTATTATTAGGTATAGAAGCTGGTGGTTTAAATGAAATCGTTGCAACAGCAACAGGAGGAGAAGCACCTTACGAGTTTACTTTAAACGGAGAGTCTTTCGGTAGTACTAGTTCATTTATTTATTACGAATCTGGAGATTACACGGTAACGGTAACCGATAGAAATGGTTGTATTGCAACAGCAACATTGTATTTTGAATTTGTTGATGTTTGTATTACTAATTACTTTACGCCAAATGGCGATGGTGTTTTAGATGAATGGGGACCAGGTTGTACATCAATTTACAACGATTTAACTTTCGATATCTTCGATCGCTATGGACGTGTGGTGGCTAAGTTAAAAGCTGGACAAAAATGGAACGGAGAATATCATGGTAAAGAACTACCTTCTGGAGATTACTGGTATGTAGTAAAACTGAATGATAGTAGAAATAACCGTGAGTTTGTTGGACATTTTACACTGTATAGGTAATGAAGACAAGTCTATTAATGTTTAGCTCAAAAGAAATTCAAATGAAAAAAATATTTATATATCTATTCCTTGCAGTTGTAGCAAATGCTTATAGTCAGGAACTTAATTTACCAGTTTTTACGCAACATTTAGCTGAAAACGATTTTGTAATATCGCCAACCTATGCAGGAATTGGCGATAACTTAAGACTAAGAGCTAATGGTTTAACGCAATGGGTTGGTATTAAAGATGCACCCGATAATCAATCGCTTTATGCGGATTTTAGAATTGCCGATCGTTCTGGTGTTGGTGTGTCTTTGTATAATGATAGAAACGGATACACCATTCAAACGGGTGCTAAATTCTCGTTTGCTCACCATCTTATTTTAGATTATTATTCTAAGCAATATTTGTCTTTTGGTATTTCTTTCAACATTAATAATTTCAGAATTGACGTTGATAAATTTAATACCACTATTGAAAACCCGGTAATAGATCCGTTTGTTACTGACGATAGAAAAACATCAAATCAAAACTTTGATGTTGGTGCTTTATATCGTAATCATGGTTTCTTTTTAAGTTTTAATGCAAACAATGTACTTGCTAAACAAATTGAAGATTTTAGAGCGTTAGAACCAAATTTACTTTTAAACTATCAAATATATTCAGGTTATACTTTTGAAGGGCCAAAGAAAAGTGGCATCGAATTCGAGCCTTCAATTTTTTATCAAATGTTTGCAAGTGATAAACGTTCTGCAACCGATATCAACTTTAAAATGCGTAAATACAGCAGAAATGAAGACTATTATTGGGCTGGTATTTCATACCGTTTTCTTAACGATCAATTAATGAAACCTTTAAATATTGGACCAATGGCTGGTTTTAAAAAGAATATATTCTATTTTGGGTATTCTTACCAAGTAACCATGAATGGGTTGTCGTCTTATAACTCAGGAACGCATGTAATTACTATTGGTTTAGATTTTCTACAAGGTATAAGCAATTGCCCTTGTACGCAAAGTGCTGTGCATAAGTAATGCATGAAACGTTGTTTAAATCATAAAATGTTACACTACTTTTGTAGCTTCAAAAATGTAATATTTTTAGAATGGAATTACGAGTTAAACAGCGCATAGCTTTAAGTGTTTACTTTTTTTTATCAGGAATTTGTTTTGCTTCTTGGGCATCGCGAATTCCTACCATAAAAACGTTTTTTAATTTAAACGAAGCCGAACTGGGAACCATACTTATCGCTATGCCAATAAGTTCTTTAATTGGTTTACCGATATCAGGCTGGTTGGTTTCTAAATTTGATAGTCGTGTTCCGTTAATATTTGCCTTTGTTTTTTTCTCAATATCATTGGCAATGATAGGGTTTGCAACCACAACAATAGGTTTGGTTTTGGCTATTTCTAGCTTTGCATTTTGCCTACGGATTTTAAATATTTCTATAAATACACAATCCATCACTCTACAGAAGAAATTTGAAAAGCGGGTAGTAGGAGCTTTTCACGGACTTTGGAGCACAGGAGGCCTGTTCGGGGTTTTATTTTCGACATTAATGGTGAAGTTTGAAGTGCCTATTGGAACGCACTTATTGAGTATAGCCATATTTACAATAACTGTGGCTCTAGCAACTTACAAATTCACTTTAAAAAATGATAAAGCACCTTCTGGAAATAAATTGATAATGAGTAAACCCGATCCGTATATTATGTGTTTGGGTATTATCGTCTTTTTTGCAGCCATTTGCGAGGGTGGTATGTTCGACTGGAGTGGTGTTTACTTTAAAGAAGTTTTAAAAGAAGATGTTTTTACTTATGGCTATTTAATGTTTATGACAACCATGGCATTATCTCGTTTCTTTTCCGATAGGTTGGTAACCCAAATAGGTGTTTTAAAAACCTATCTTTTAAGCAGTACTTTAATTGTTATAGGTATTTCTATGGCAGTTTTGCTACCTAAGTTCTGGACCGCTTTATTTGGTTTCTTTTTAGTTGGTTTTGGTACAGCCGCCTTTTTTCCGCTTACCATGTCTTTAGCGGGAAGTTCTAAAAAATATTCACCAGGTATGGCAATTTCAATAATAACAACCTACGCCATTGCAGGAATGCTTATCGGACCACCATTAATTGGTTATTTAGCACATGCTTTTGGCTTAAAAAATGCTTTCGGACTTTTTATTGTTGTTGGTTTACTATTTGTTCCTGTGGCTTTTGCTTTATTTCGATTTGAAGAAAAAGTAGAATCCTAATAAGTTATTATTTCTCTACAATTTCTATTTCGAATAATTTATCCCAACGTTTACCTGTTACAAATATGGTTTTAGTTTTAAGGTTGTAAGCAATGCCATTTAAAACATCTAAACCATCGTGTTGGGTTACAAGTTTCTTTAATGGAGAAAAGTCTATTACACCTATAACTGCACCGTTTTTCGGGTTAATAATAGCTACACCATCTTTTTGATAGCGGTTTGCGAAAATTTTACCATCAATCCATTCCATTTCGTTGATGCCAATAATTTTACCTTTATTGGTAAATACTTGTATATATTCTTCTTCGACTAAAGTTTCAGGATTTAATAACCATATTTTTTCGGTACCATCACTTTTATAAATCGATTTGTCGTTGTGTGTTAATCCCCAGCCTTCTTTACTGTTAGCGTATTTAAAGCTGTTTAACTTCTCTAACGTATTCGCATCGTAAACAAAACCTGTTCCTTTTTGCCATGTTAATTGGTAAACTTTATCATTTAGTACGGTTAAACCTTCACCAAAAAACTCATCGGCTAAATTTATGTTTTTAAATACTTCACCTGTTTTATAATCTACTTTTCTAAGTTTAGATTCTTTGTGTTGGCCTGTACTTTCATAAAGAGTATCATTATAGAATTCTAAACCTTGCGTGTAAGATGTAATGTCGTGTGGATATTCATTTAAAATATTGTAAGTGAATATTTTTGGCGATTCATTATTCAAAATAGTAACCGAAGTAGTAATCGTTTGCTTTTCACCATTAAAGTAAACGGTAGCTTCTACAGTTTGCTTTCCTAATTTAAAATTACTTAAATCGAAGTTGTCATCAATTTGCTTACCGTCTAAAGTATAAGAAACAGAGTCGATTTTATGACTTTTTTTGTTTTCTAAACTTAGTTTTAGAGTCTCATTTACTGAAATATTGCCTTTTTCGGCGTTTGTTATGACGCTGAAATCATTTTTTTTGAGTCCGTTATTAGATCCGCAAGCAATAATTATTGTGCTTAAAAATATGATTATTAAGTGTTTGAATGTTTTCATTTCGAGCTTTAAATTTTAAGCAAGATATTTATTTAAAATCAGAGTAAAAAAATATTGTGAATTTTTTAAAAGGTTGTATATTTGCACCCGGCAAGTCCTACACAACTAGCTCCTGTTGAATCCTCCAGGGCGGGAACGCAGCAAAGGTAAATGGTTGTAGCAGTGTGATGTAGGTAGCTTGCCTTTTTTTATACAATAAACTGAAATCTTGAAAGCTTATGCTTATCGAGATTTTTTAGTTTTAAAGCGTTTCTTCTTTTTAAAACTATCTTATAAATTAAGCGGTATATTAAAATTCATTGTTAATTTTGTACTCAAAATATCATTCTAAAAATTATGTCTAAAGTTGTATTAATTACAGGGGGTTCTTCGGGAATAGGTAAATCTATTGGTGAGTTTTTAAAAACAAGAGGATTTATTGTTTACGGAACCAGCAGAAGTCCAGAAAAATATAAGGAAAGTAAATTTCCTATTTTGGCTTTAGATGTAAAAGACAACCAAACTATTTTAGAAACCGTTTCTACAATTATTGAGAAAGAGGGTAGGCTAGATGTTGTTGTTAATAATGCAGGTGCAGGAATTACCGGACCAATTGAAGAAATTCCGGATGCAGAAATTAAAAATAATTTTGATACTAATTTCTTCGGACCTATAAACGTGATTAAAGCTGTTTTACCTCAAATGCGAAAGCAAAATGCGGGTTTAATTATAAATGTTACTTCTATTGCGGGCTATATGGGTTTACCTTATCGTGGCGTTTATAGTGCGAGTAAAGGTGCTTTAGAATTAATTACTGAAGCTTTTAGAATGGAGTTAAAGAATTTTAATATTAAAATGACCAATGTTGCTCCTGGTGATTTTGCAACTAATATTGCTGCGGGTAGATATCATGCACCATTACTAGAAAATTCACCATATAAAAAACCATATGGCGATACGTTAAGTTTAATGGATTCTCATGTTGAAGGCGGAAGCGACCCAGGTGAAATGGCTCAGGCAGTTTTAAATATTATCAATACTAAAAACCCTAAAATACATTACAAAGTGGGGGCGTTTATGCAAAAATTTTCTGTTGTATTAAAGCGTATTCTTCCGGATAAGGTTTACGAAAAAATGTTAATGAATCACTATAAATTGTAATACATTATCTTTTTAGTAAGCCAACAAGTTGCTCTTCAAACTTGCCATAAAAAATATTAGTATTCCCATTAACAATCTTCTTATTTTTATTGATAATGAAGGTTTTTGTCATTGGGTGAATAGCTAAAGCTTCTGTAGCCAGTTTTGGCGATTTAAAGAAGTATTCGTTTCCACTTACAAAACCATTAGATTGTAATGCACGTTTGGCTTTGTTTACGTTATAGGTGTCAATATTAATACTTACAAATGTTACTTCTGGGTATTTTAATTTTAAGCGGTTTAATTTGTGGTGGCTACTTTTAAAATGATCGTAATACGTGTTAGACCAAAACGTAATTACCGTTGTACCATTAACCAAATCACTTAAATCTTTAGAATTATTTTTATAATCTATAATGTCAAGATTTGGTAAACTGTTTCCAGCATTTAATTTACTAACAGCTTCGGCAAAGTTAATAATCATCTTTTTGCCTTTATCATTTTCTGTTTTCGCTAAATAATTTTTAAGAATGGTATTGGTTTCTTCAGTATCATCACTTAATGATAAAAACTTAACTGTGTAATGGTAAAGTAACTCTTCTTTTAAACCTTTATCAGAAATTAAACTATCTATTTGTTTAAGTCTATCTAAGTTAAAGCAAAGTGAACGCCCCTTTTTAAAATCGTCTTTGCTGCAATGGTCCATATGCTCATTGAGCGCAAGGTTGCTAACGTTCGATTTTAAAAACCATTTATAAGCAATAAAGTCTTTTAGTTTAGCATTGTTATAATCTATATCATTTCTGTAAGCATAAAAATCTTTAGGCAATGTTTTAAAAATTTGCTCTATTTGATTTCTATCGCTTCTAAAAGGGTAGGTTTCTTTGCTCGCGTAATACGAATAATTAATATGCTGTAAAATTAAATTCTCAAAAGCATCACTAACATCGTTCTTCTTTTTGAATTTATTGTATTGTGCAATTTGAGATTGTTTTATAGAATCTAATTTAGATGTAAATTGTTCTGGGCTAAGTGATCTAAATTTACGGACAGCTTGTTCAGTTTTTTTGTTTTCT
The window above is part of the Algibacter sp. L3A6 genome. Proteins encoded here:
- a CDS encoding MFS transporter, with amino-acid sequence MELRVKQRIALSVYFFLSGICFASWASRIPTIKTFFNLNEAELGTILIAMPISSLIGLPISGWLVSKFDSRVPLIFAFVFFSISLAMIGFATTTIGLVLAISSFAFCLRILNISINTQSITLQKKFEKRVVGAFHGLWSTGGLFGVLFSTLMVKFEVPIGTHLLSIAIFTITVALATYKFTLKNDKAPSGNKLIMSKPDPYIMCLGIIVFFAAICEGGMFDWSGVYFKEVLKEDVFTYGYLMFMTTMALSRFFSDRLVTQIGVLKTYLLSSTLIVIGISMAVLLPKFWTALFGFFLVGFGTAAFFPLTMSLAGSSKKYSPGMAISIITTYAIAGMLIGPPLIGYLAHAFGLKNAFGLFIVVGLLFVPVAFALFRFEEKVES
- a CDS encoding SDR family oxidoreductase codes for the protein MSKVVLITGGSSGIGKSIGEFLKTRGFIVYGTSRSPEKYKESKFPILALDVKDNQTILETVSTIIEKEGRLDVVVNNAGAGITGPIEEIPDAEIKNNFDTNFFGPINVIKAVLPQMRKQNAGLIINVTSIAGYMGLPYRGVYSASKGALELITEAFRMELKNFNIKMTNVAPGDFATNIAAGRYHAPLLENSPYKKPYGDTLSLMDSHVEGGSDPGEMAQAVLNIINTKNPKIHYKVGAFMQKFSVVLKRILPDKVYEKMLMNHYKL
- a CDS encoding type IX secretion system membrane protein PorP/SprF, whose protein sequence is MKKIFIYLFLAVVANAYSQELNLPVFTQHLAENDFVISPTYAGIGDNLRLRANGLTQWVGIKDAPDNQSLYADFRIADRSGVGVSLYNDRNGYTIQTGAKFSFAHHLILDYYSKQYLSFGISFNINNFRIDVDKFNTTIENPVIDPFVTDDRKTSNQNFDVGALYRNHGFFLSFNANNVLAKQIEDFRALEPNLLLNYQIYSGYTFEGPKKSGIEFEPSIFYQMFASDKRSATDINFKMRKYSRNEDYYWAGISYRFLNDQLMKPLNIGPMAGFKKNIFYFGYSYQVTMNGLSSYNSGTHVITIGLDFLQGISNCPCTQSAVHK
- a CDS encoding glutaminyl-peptide cyclotransferase; translation: MKTFKHLIIIFLSTIIIACGSNNGLKKNDFSVITNAEKGNISVNETLKLSLENKKSHKIDSVSYTLDGKQIDDNFDLSNFKLGKQTVEATVYFNGEKQTITTSVTILNNESPKIFTYNILNEYPHDITSYTQGLEFYNDTLYESTGQHKESKLRKVDYKTGEVFKNINLADEFFGEGLTVLNDKVYQLTWQKGTGFVYDANTLEKLNSFKYANSKEGWGLTHNDKSIYKSDGTEKIWLLNPETLVEEEYIQVFTNKGKIIGINEMEWIDGKIFANRYQKDGVAIINPKNGAVIGVIDFSPLKKLVTQHDGLDVLNGIAYNLKTKTIFVTGKRWDKLFEIEIVEK
- a CDS encoding TlpA family protein disulfide reductase, whose product is MRVLFSILSIVLTISSCKNSAHNESDDFAYIGGEIINPIENTIILESKNKTIDTIKLDGRNRFFYKIDNFYPGIYTFRHGSEYQMIMLEPNDSLLFRLNTFDFDESLVYTGRGARQNNFLLNEFLENKKTEQAVRKFRSLSPEQFTSKLDSIKQSQIAQYNKFKKKNDVSDAFENLILQHINYSYYASKETYPFRSDRNQIEQIFKTLPKDFYAYRNDIDYNNAKLKDFIAYKWFLKSNVSNLALNEHMDHCSKDDFKKGRSLCFNLDRLKQIDSLISDKGLKEELLYHYTVKFLSLSDDTEETNTILKNYLAKTENDKGKKMIINFAEAVSKLNAGNSLPNLDIIDYKNNSKDLSDLVNGTTVITFWSNTYYDHFKSSHHKLNRLKLKYPEVTFVSINIDTYNVNKAKRALQSNGFVSGNEYFFKSPKLATEALAIHPMTKTFIINKNKKIVNGNTNIFYGKFEEQLVGLLKR